A genomic segment from Methanolobus zinderi encodes:
- a CDS encoding DUF11 domain-containing protein — protein MAARKLAILTFILLIFTSSAHAYDFRDENIWIFKGMYELGPGERAELNEFTVKAHTVDTDSNSATLLLYINRDFAESYYVDTGANSEQIYNGELKIDVLDISNGIVSLEVHRQKYERVWITNLAKTSLGIGNSIQDGDYTVKLQDITEEGAKIEVRGDGVTDEEIYSSGNHRKFSDEFMVHVIYVNKRTQEVSMETLRPGKPKIKIDTVTDKDSYESGETIDYQFMVTNNGTLPLHGLIVSTGSNEADVSEPEMQHSELEPTKIKKFIIPISAPVTPVAKTVKIESEVIGYDYKGNPYSGSGQTEVLIEPYISVEKSVEIVEKPDSSVQSGTEEYFRISISVENTADFPTAVTVSDVLDPSLIPYDLKNTEWTLMVEANSAKEIEYLAKPTFPGKYTFEQAVVQWKDGGKAYTVKSGPVEGEYLIHGSRVVVEKYVSPNYALPGKEVEVTVNIINSGSRKVEVRLSDSVPGQFTMVSGSNTWEGSLDAGESEEIKYVLVTEATGKLDLGAARVDYTDEQDQSGSSSSEKTVLYVDDMTESIVPEETAETVQEYGEDTEIHNDANPADANPEVGRVEAAGFMVSSFITLFCILAIIPAIAYLYINRVYK, from the coding sequence ATGGCTGCACGGAAGCTGGCAATCCTGACATTTATTTTACTTATTTTTACATCATCAGCTCATGCTTACGATTTTCGTGACGAGAACATATGGATATTCAAAGGGATGTATGAACTGGGACCCGGAGAGAGAGCAGAGCTGAATGAGTTTACCGTAAAGGCACATACCGTGGATACGGACAGCAACTCAGCCACTTTGCTGTTATACATTAACCGGGATTTCGCGGAATCCTATTATGTGGACACGGGAGCTAACAGTGAACAGATCTATAATGGAGAGCTGAAGATCGATGTCCTGGATATCAGCAATGGCATCGTGTCACTTGAAGTGCACAGGCAGAAGTATGAGAGGGTCTGGATAACAAATCTTGCAAAAACATCCCTTGGGATTGGCAACAGTATTCAGGATGGGGATTACACTGTAAAGCTACAGGATATCACTGAGGAAGGTGCAAAGATAGAAGTCAGAGGCGATGGCGTCACTGATGAAGAAATCTATTCCTCAGGCAACCACAGAAAGTTCTCAGATGAATTCATGGTTCATGTAATCTATGTTAATAAGCGGACACAGGAAGTCTCCATGGAAACACTGAGACCCGGAAAACCGAAGATCAAAATAGACACTGTGACGGATAAGGACAGCTATGAATCAGGAGAGACAATAGATTATCAGTTCATGGTAACCAATAACGGAACCCTTCCGTTGCACGGCCTGATAGTAAGCACAGGTTCCAACGAAGCTGATGTCAGTGAACCAGAGATGCAGCACTCTGAACTTGAACCCACAAAGATAAAAAAATTTATAATACCTATATCAGCACCTGTGACACCTGTTGCAAAAACAGTGAAGATCGAATCCGAGGTAATTGGTTATGATTATAAGGGAAATCCATACTCAGGATCGGGACAAACTGAAGTTCTGATCGAGCCTTATATTTCCGTTGAAAAGAGTGTTGAAATAGTTGAAAAACCCGACAGCAGCGTTCAATCCGGAACTGAGGAATATTTCAGGATCAGCATATCCGTGGAGAATACAGCTGATTTTCCCACAGCAGTAACGGTCAGTGACGTACTTGACCCATCATTGATTCCCTACGACCTGAAAAATACCGAATGGACATTAATGGTGGAAGCAAATTCTGCAAAAGAAATCGAATACCTTGCAAAACCCACATTTCCGGGAAAATATACATTCGAGCAGGCAGTTGTGCAATGGAAGGACGGCGGAAAGGCATATACTGTGAAGTCCGGCCCTGTTGAGGGAGAATACCTGATACACGGTTCAAGGGTCGTAGTGGAAAAATACGTATCACCAAATTACGCACTTCCGGGAAAAGAAGTGGAAGTTACTGTTAACATTATAAATTCCGGCAGCAGGAAAGTAGAAGTCAGACTTTCCGATAGTGTTCCCGGCCAGTTCACAATGGTATCCGGCAGCAACACATGGGAAGGCAGCCTTGATGCAGGTGAATCAGAAGAGATAAAATACGTGCTGGTAACAGAGGCCACCGGAAAACTTGATCTGGGTGCTGCAAGAGTTGATTATACAGACGAGCAGGACCAGAGTGGAAGTTCAAGTTCGGAAAAAACGGTGCTGTATGTGGATGATATGACAGAGAGCATTGTACCGGAAGAAACAGCAGAGACTGTGCAGGAATACGGGGAAGATACAGAAATCCATAATGATGCGAATCCAGCAGATGCAAATCCTGAAGTCGGGCGTGTGGAAGCTGCCGGATTCATGGTATCGTCATTTATCACCCTGTTCTGTATACTCGCGATCATACCGGCAATTGCATATCTATATATAAATAGAGTTTATAAATAA
- a CDS encoding ABC transporter permease, with protein sequence MARSGKSYKKIRGIARKEFSELMHEKTFILSVLIQLFIASFSTFLVIGLTSFYDPTAMGDMELQGTKIAVVGTDDNELYNLLQESKLNTKLYSDLTPAYTDFYERRMDAIIIIPSGPPQGEDILNVEIYLPKSEIKSTLISMQLKEPLEQFEQQVRDIRTQRLSGYSPIDVNIIKRGINTSSTYFEFVYVALLPLLVFTPAFISGGLIIDFITEEYERKTMELLLASPASLLDIVSGKVLLATAIVPLQSFAWMLLLRLNWIRISNFFEILLVVTIIGLILVLLSSSIALTFKDRGVSQLLYSMILIFLFMVSYLFTNSPLNLVTRLSIESIGSMESGIWILIYSLVAAGLYVLMRATVSKNTITFKR encoded by the coding sequence TTGGCTAGGTCAGGAAAATCCTATAAGAAGATCAGAGGCATTGCAAGAAAAGAGTTCTCGGAACTCATGCACGAGAAGACGTTCATACTTTCAGTACTGATCCAGCTCTTCATAGCATCCTTTTCTACATTCCTTGTGATCGGACTTACCTCATTCTATGATCCCACTGCAATGGGAGACATGGAACTGCAGGGAACAAAGATAGCCGTTGTGGGAACAGATGATAACGAACTTTACAATCTTCTACAGGAAAGCAAACTCAATACAAAGCTCTACAGTGACCTTACTCCGGCATATACTGACTTTTATGAACGCAGGATGGACGCTATAATAATAATACCGTCCGGACCCCCGCAAGGAGAGGATATACTGAACGTGGAGATATATCTCCCCAAGTCGGAGATAAAATCCACACTTATCTCCATGCAATTAAAAGAACCACTTGAGCAGTTCGAGCAGCAGGTACGCGATATACGCACACAGCGTCTGTCGGGTTATTCACCAATCGATGTGAATATTATAAAAAGAGGCATCAATACCTCTTCCACCTATTTCGAATTTGTCTATGTGGCACTTCTCCCACTGCTTGTATTCACACCTGCATTCATATCAGGCGGACTTATTATCGACTTCATTACGGAAGAATATGAAAGAAAGACAATGGAACTGCTGCTTGCATCCCCAGCATCCCTGCTGGATATCGTTAGTGGTAAGGTCCTGCTTGCAACTGCCATAGTGCCCCTGCAGTCCTTTGCGTGGATGCTGCTACTAAGACTAAACTGGATCAGGATAAGTAATTTCTTCGAGATACTGCTGGTGGTCACAATCATAGGACTGATACTTGTACTTCTGAGCAGCAGCATAGCCCTGACGTTCAAGGACAGGGGCGTCTCCCAGCTACTTTACTCTATGATATTGATCTTTCTCTTTATGGTATCATATCTCTTCACTAATTCACCCCTAAACCTTGTAACACGCCTCTCCATAGAGAGCATAGGTTCAATGGAATCGGGTATATGGATCCTGATCTATTCCCTGGTTGCAGCTGGATTGTATGTTCTTATGAGGGCTACCGTAAGCAAGAATACAATAACATTTAAAAGATAA